Proteins encoded within one genomic window of Fibrobacter sp.:
- a CDS encoding GDSL-type esterase/lipase family protein, with amino-acid sequence MKFANAAKFIVAAAVFTGVAISDSTSFTIHVIGDSTVCNYKESAYPQTGWGQVLAPFFDDSRVKVINYAIGGRSSKSFINDGRLTEVLNNTQPGDYIFVQMGTNDRDYSKADRYVPIDSSAYWFQKYVDGAKSKGAHIVLMSPLMLNTYPRNVFDNNLTDASHKGKEYPVKDKIAEVAKKNGVPFVDLTTKTYNLYKQLSSAYISRYIFKMFLPGEYPNYPAGVTNDGTTHFQETGSVVHAQMIAEGLRENLNNSSVNASEKAALTTLVGTLKPTFKLTVKANISGSGLITHNQYLPGGAALNLHVSPGSFGKRFQYWADDDCNKVTADSNYYKVAMPYRDITYTAIFEGGAQCVTTAHGAENTPNPGSSSSAGDVGPSSSSSEVVRFEILKGTADWPSVSDMSYPNIGEDSQGWTEANHVGFEGKGFFNFDNRIGSYATYKMTSYQSASNARMFIRYCNGKTTASKMSVKVDAKTYEVEFPPSGSWDKWDTVYVDDVWLDACDFDLIMTSLTSDGGPNVDMIGFDIKDVYRIGAEPEETPVESSSSSSSEVEIAPGSSSSSDDSVTAIVRRYVPQYENLKQGRSVNLLGRTVSGSKQAHGRYFKTK; translated from the coding sequence ATGAAGTTCGCTAATGCCGCAAAATTTATTGTAGCTGCAGCCGTATTTACTGGCGTTGCAATCAGTGACTCTACGTCATTTACCATTCACGTGATTGGCGACTCTACTGTTTGTAATTACAAGGAAAGTGCCTATCCGCAAACAGGTTGGGGCCAGGTTCTCGCTCCCTTCTTTGATGATTCCCGTGTAAAGGTCATCAACTACGCCATTGGCGGCCGCAGCTCCAAGTCTTTCATCAACGATGGTCGCCTGACCGAAGTGCTGAACAACACTCAGCCCGGCGACTACATCTTCGTGCAGATGGGCACCAACGACCGCGACTACTCCAAGGCCGACCGCTACGTTCCCATTGACTCCAGTGCCTACTGGTTCCAGAAGTACGTTGATGGTGCCAAGAGCAAGGGGGCTCACATTGTGCTCATGAGCCCTCTGATGCTGAATACTTACCCGCGTAATGTGTTTGACAACAATCTTACCGATGCGTCTCACAAGGGTAAGGAATATCCTGTAAAGGATAAGATTGCTGAAGTTGCCAAGAAGAACGGCGTTCCCTTTGTCGATCTTACCACCAAGACTTACAATCTGTATAAGCAGCTCAGTTCCGCCTATATTTCCCGCTACATCTTCAAGATGTTCCTGCCGGGTGAATATCCCAATTATCCCGCTGGCGTAACCAACGACGGAACCACCCATTTCCAGGAAACAGGCTCTGTGGTGCATGCCCAGATGATTGCGGAAGGCCTGCGCGAGAACTTGAACAATTCCAGCGTGAACGCTTCCGAAAAGGCTGCCTTGACGACCTTGGTCGGAACACTCAAGCCGACTTTCAAGTTGACCGTAAAGGCAAACATTTCCGGTAGTGGCCTTATTACTCACAATCAGTATCTGCCGGGTGGTGCAGCCTTGAATCTTCATGTTTCTCCGGGCAGTTTCGGCAAGAGGTTCCAGTATTGGGCCGACGATGACTGCAATAAGGTGACTGCCGACTCCAACTACTATAAGGTGGCCATGCCGTATCGCGACATCACTTACACGGCAATTTTTGAAGGTGGTGCCCAGTGTGTTACGACCGCTCATGGTGCGGAAAATACGCCGAATCCTGGCTCTAGCTCTAGCGCCGGTGACGTAGGGCCTTCTTCTAGCAGCAGTGAGGTAGTCCGGTTTGAAATTCTGAAGGGTACGGCAGATTGGCCTAGTGTCAGCGATATGTCTTATCCGAACATTGGTGAAGATAGTCAGGGTTGGACCGAAGCAAACCATGTCGGCTTCGAAGGCAAGGGCTTCTTTAACTTTGACAACCGAATTGGCTCCTACGCAACCTACAAGATGACCTCTTATCAGTCCGCTTCCAATGCAAGAATGTTTATCCGTTACTGCAACGGTAAAACAACTGCAAGCAAGATGAGCGTCAAGGTAGACGCCAAGACTTACGAAGTGGAATTCCCGCCTAGCGGTTCCTGGGATAAGTGGGACACGGTCTATGTGGATGATGTATGGCTGGATGCCTGCGATTTCGACTTGATCATGACCTCCCTTACTTCTGATGGTGGCCCCAATGTGGACATGATCGGCTTTGACATCAAGGACGTTTATCGCATTGGCGCTGAACCTGAGGAAACTCCGGTGGAATCCAGTAGTTCCAGCAGCTCCGAAGTCGAAATTGCCCCTGGTAGCAGTTCCAGTAGTGATGATTCTGTCACTGCCATAGTAAGGCGTTATGTGCCGCAATACGAAAACCTGAAACAAGGTCGTTCTGTGAATCTTTTAGGACGAACCGTTTCTGGTTCCAAGCAGGCTCACGGTCGATATTTCAAGACTAAGTAG